Proteins co-encoded in one Campylobacter ornithocola genomic window:
- a CDS encoding potassium channel family protein encodes MSFLKKLQKFLNWSPSPKPSINLNDELYEQLKFLRIPLIAVVMMTLIGAFGYMLTSNYNLNDAIYQAGMTFTTLGYTEVNPIPTAGRIFTVIYVLLTFTIFTFCMGLVIEIVKKGVLSKIIKERRMLHKVARLKNHFVICYHNDFTIELAQQFRENHIPFVVVDEIENFSEIAEKYNYPYYIESAPHTNTAFLKTNLSSAKGVITLSDNIADNIAIIASVRLFEKELQRINPYFILASSSNEDETEKLKKLGANSIVSATKLVAQRLSAMSARPDMENLLENYLYKKNSPIDLEEIKIPDESWVRFKRLKEIHLRDMANVSIVGIIENKKFTPMPRGDTLISTGAKLLLVGTADSIKIAKKIIKNKQKPDELKYI; translated from the coding sequence ATGTCTTTTTTGAAAAAGCTACAAAAATTCCTCAATTGGTCTCCCTCTCCAAAACCTTCAATTAATCTTAACGATGAGCTTTACGAGCAACTTAAATTTTTAAGAATTCCTCTTATTGCTGTTGTAATGATGACACTAATTGGAGCTTTTGGTTATATGCTTACAAGTAATTATAACCTTAATGATGCTATTTATCAAGCCGGTATGACTTTTACTACTTTGGGTTATACTGAAGTTAATCCCATACCAACAGCAGGTAGAATTTTTACTGTTATATATGTATTATTAACTTTTACAATTTTTACTTTTTGCATGGGTTTAGTAATAGAAATAGTTAAAAAAGGTGTTTTATCTAAAATCATCAAGGAAAGAAGAATGCTTCATAAAGTTGCAAGATTAAAAAATCATTTTGTAATATGCTATCATAATGATTTTACCATAGAACTAGCACAGCAATTTAGAGAAAACCATATTCCTTTTGTTGTAGTTGATGAAATTGAAAATTTTAGCGAAATAGCTGAAAAATATAATTATCCTTACTATATAGAAAGTGCACCTCATACTAATACAGCATTTTTAAAAACCAATCTTTCTAGCGCAAAAGGTGTGATAACTCTCAGTGACAACATAGCAGATAATATAGCCATCATTGCTTCAGTAAGACTATTTGAAAAGGAACTACAGAGGATTAATCCTTATTTTATATTAGCTAGTTCAAGCAATGAAGATGAAACAGAAAAACTCAAAAAACTTGGAGCAAATTCCATAGTTTCTGCTACAAAATTAGTCGCACAAAGACTTAGCGCAATGTCAGCAAGACCGGATATGGAAAATTTATTAGAAAACTATCTTTATAAAAAAAATAGCCCTATTGATTTAGAAGAAATAAAAATACCTGATGAATCGTGGGTGAGATTTAAAAGATTGAAAGAAATTCATTTAAGAGATATGGCAAATGTAAGTATTGTTGGTATCATAGAAAATAAAAAATTTACCCCTATGCCAAGAGGTGATACCCTAATAAGCACTGGTGCAAAATTACTACTCGTAGGTACAGCTGATAGTATAAAAATAGCTAAAAAAATTATCAAAAATAAACAAAAACCTGATGAGTTAAAATATATTTAA
- a CDS encoding ammonia-forming cytochrome c nitrite reductase subunit c552: MNNKGILYSAISATIVAIAGVLWLNQDITAKTNDSVGGIISQEIVKLGDENPTFDYWGKNFPDYLDMHTTVEKQTPSTTKFGGNLAYSKLIRYPQLTVLWAGYPFSIDANEERGHFWVQVDQMDTARNNKDFLNAHGFAGFGGQPTACMNCHSGWTPWLLNNTAKGDWVAFNSAKYWTMIKTVPAVNGAKENSPEHNGPHGGKRMGVTCADCHNPTDMSLRLTRPALIKALISRGYEADEKQGIKASRSEMRTLVCSQCHVEYYFKPTGTKVKTIGESIANDSSKKWWNGTQKTYDEFDSWRDGNKPIEIEVDGIELAFPWSEWKKGESFRIEMFDDYYEKNRENFPSDWVHKITKAPMLKIQHPESELYSGGVHAANGVSCADCHMPYIRKGAKKVTNHNITSPLVDINSACKTCHTQSEGYLAKQVKDIQNSVAHDLRTAEYSLVSLIKDVETIRAELGKMPKFQTNGKADDAKISAELKEVLELHRKSQVRADFVGAENSTGFHNPREASRMLLQSVDMSRQGQTKLVEIAAKNGIKDFKTSNLGFEDIQKLNPGEIHYKVDLNGNKAGDRYYKHQEVNGNPPAKLLDDDKNLKPYNYKVID, encoded by the coding sequence ATGAATAACAAAGGCATTTTGTATAGTGCTATTAGTGCTACTATAGTAGCTATTGCAGGCGTATTGTGGTTAAATCAAGATATCACAGCCAAAACAAATGATTCAGTAGGCGGGATCATCTCTCAAGAAATTGTAAAACTTGGCGATGAAAATCCTACTTTTGATTATTGGGGAAAGAATTTTCCTGATTATTTAGATATGCATACAACAGTGGAAAAACAAACACCTAGTACAACAAAATTTGGTGGAAATTTAGCTTATTCAAAACTAATTCGTTACCCACAATTAACTGTTCTTTGGGCAGGCTATCCATTTAGCATTGATGCAAATGAAGAAAGAGGACACTTTTGGGTTCAAGTAGACCAAATGGATACAGCTAGAAACAATAAAGATTTCTTAAATGCACACGGTTTTGCAGGGTTTGGTGGTCAACCAACAGCTTGTATGAACTGCCATAGCGGTTGGACTCCTTGGCTTTTAAATAATACAGCAAAAGGTGATTGGGTAGCGTTTAACTCTGCAAAATATTGGACTATGATTAAAACAGTTCCTGCGGTAAATGGAGCTAAAGAAAATTCACCTGAACACAATGGGCCTCATGGTGGAAAAAGAATGGGTGTAACATGTGCAGATTGTCACAACCCTACAGATATGAGTTTAAGACTTACAAGACCAGCTTTAATCAAAGCATTGATTTCAAGAGGCTACGAAGCAGATGAAAAACAAGGCATTAAAGCTTCAAGAAGTGAAATGAGAACTTTAGTTTGTTCTCAATGTCATGTTGAATACTACTTCAAACCAACAGGTACTAAAGTAAAGACTATCGGCGAAAGCATAGCTAATGATAGTTCTAAAAAATGGTGGAATGGTACTCAAAAAACTTATGATGAGTTTGATTCTTGGAGAGATGGAAACAAACCGATTGAAATTGAAGTTGATGGCATAGAACTAGCTTTCCCATGGAGTGAGTGGAAAAAAGGTGAATCATTTAGAATAGAAATGTTTGATGATTATTATGAAAAAAATAGAGAAAATTTCCCAAGTGATTGGGTTCATAAAATCACCAAAGCACCTATGTTAAAAATTCAACACCCAGAAAGCGAACTTTATAGCGGTGGGGTACATGCTGCAAATGGTGTAAGTTGTGCAGATTGTCATATGCCTTATATTAGAAAAGGTGCAAAAAAAGTTACCAACCACAACATCACCTCACCTTTGGTTGATATCAACTCAGCTTGCAAAACTTGCCATACTCAAAGCGAAGGTTATTTAGCTAAACAAGTAAAAGATATTCAAAATTCAGTAGCTCATGATCTAAGAACAGCTGAATATTCTTTAGTAAGCTTAATTAAAGATGTAGAAACCATTCGTGCAGAGCTTGGAAAAATGCCTAAATTCCAAACTAATGGTAAAGCAGATGATGCTAAAATTTCAGCTGAATTAAAAGAAGTATTAGAATTACATAGAAAATCTCAAGTAAGAGCAGACTTTGTAGGCGCAGAAAATTCAACAGGCTTCCACAATCCTAGAGAAGCTTCAAGAATGCTTTTACAATCAGTTGATATGTCAAGACAAGGACAAACTAAATTAGTAGAAATTGCAGCGAAAAATGGTATTAAGGATTTCAAAACTTCAAATTTAGGTTTTGAAGATATTCAAAAATTAAATCCAGGTGAAATTCACTATAAAGTAGATTTAAATGGCAATAAAGCAGGTGATCGCTACTATAAACACCAAGAAGTAAATGGTAATCCACCAGCAAAACTTCTTGATGATGATAAAAATCTAAAACCTTATAATTATAAAGTGATAGATTAA
- the rpmB gene encoding 50S ribosomal protein L28, protein MSRICQITGKGPMVGNNVSHANNKTKRRFLPNLRTVRITLEDGTTRKVRVAASTLRTLKKQSSK, encoded by the coding sequence ATGTCAAGAATTTGCCAAATTACAGGAAAAGGACCTATGGTAGGTAATAATGTTAGCCACGCTAACAATAAAACAAAAAGACGCTTTTTGCCAAATTTAAGAACAGTTCGTATTACTTTAGAAGATGGAACTACTAGAAAAGTTAGAGTTGCTGCTTCAACTTTAAGAACACTTAAAAAGCAAAGTAGCAAATAA
- the rpe gene encoding ribulose-phosphate 3-epimerase: MYVAPSLLSANFLNLENEIKEVSQAGADLLHIDVMDGHFVPNLTFGPCVVENISKITSVPLDIHLMVHNVSSFIDLFIPIKPKFISFHVEAENHPIRVCEYIRKNGIHPAIVLNPHTPVSSIEHILEFVDMVLLMSVNPGFGGQSFLPLVYGKIRQLREMIDRKNLKVFIEVDGGVNGLNAPDLDEAGVDILVAGSYIFSSQDKKTAINSLKLEF, encoded by the coding sequence ATGTATGTAGCACCAAGTTTATTATCTGCAAATTTTTTAAATTTAGAAAATGAGATCAAAGAAGTATCCCAAGCAGGGGCTGATTTATTACATATTGATGTGATGGATGGACATTTTGTTCCAAATCTTACTTTTGGGCCTTGTGTGGTTGAAAATATTTCAAAAATCACTTCTGTGCCTTTAGATATACATTTGATGGTACATAATGTTAGTAGTTTTATAGATTTATTTATCCCAATAAAACCAAAATTTATTAGTTTTCATGTGGAAGCTGAAAATCATCCGATTAGAGTGTGTGAATATATAAGAAAAAATGGTATTCATCCTGCTATTGTATTAAATCCACATACGCCAGTTTCAAGTATAGAACATATTTTAGAATTTGTAGATATGGTACTTTTAATGAGTGTTAATCCTGGTTTTGGCGGACAGAGTTTTTTGCCGTTAGTGTATGGTAAAATCCGCCAATTAAGAGAAATGATAGATAGAAAAAATCTTAAAGTTTTTATAGAAGTAGATGGTGGAGTAAATGGCTTAAATGCACCTGATTTAGATGAAGCAGGGGTTGATATCTTAGTCGCAGGTAGCTATATTTTTTCATCACAAGATAAAAAAACAGCAATTAATTCTTTAAAGCTTGAATTTTGA
- a CDS encoding RNA degradosome polyphosphate kinase codes for MQIQPSMYINRELSWLAFNSRVLDQCSKDLPLLEKLKFIAIYCTNLDEFYMIRVAGLKQLFVAGISTASNDEMTPLAQLKAIRNYLHEEKYVVEQYFTKITQDLEKENLFIRSYEELDEDLKQQCNEHFFSNIFPVIVPIAVDATHPFPHLNNLSFSLAVKLCDPMHPELLKFGMIRIPRVLPRFYQVSSNIYVPIESIVRHHTEHIFPGYKLLSSAAFRVTRNADMEIEEEEADDFMLILEQGLKLRRKGAFIRLQIEKGADEQLIEFLSSHMNIFHKDIYEYSILLNLPSLWQIISNKEFTHLLNPVYTPKILPPFGDNVSIFSAIDKQDILAIQPYESFEPVYQFIKEASKDPKVVSIRMTLYRVEKNSNIVQALIDAASDGKQVTVMVELKARFDEENNLHWAKSLENAGAHVIYGITGFKVHAKVAQVIRKEGEKLKIYNHLSTGNYNASSAKIYTDVSYFTSKEEYSQDTTTFFHILSGYSKSRRLKTLSMSPKQIKERILDMITTEASHGKDGVIIAKMNALVDGDVIKALYEASNKGVKIDLIVRGICCLRPGVKGYSENIKVRSIVGKYLEHARILYFKHTEPNYFISSADWMPRNLERRLELMTPVFDEYSRAKLAQILKLQLSDNDLAYELDSEGRYRKVITGESEKNNNSQQTLEEYISRIFNTLKKDTDHSRAAHLATKLFRDS; via the coding sequence ATGCAAATTCAACCATCGATGTATATTAACAGAGAACTTTCTTGGCTTGCATTTAATTCTCGTGTTTTGGATCAATGTTCTAAAGATCTTCCTTTGCTTGAAAAACTTAAATTTATTGCTATATATTGTACTAATTTAGATGAGTTTTATATGATAAGAGTAGCTGGATTAAAACAGCTTTTTGTAGCAGGAATAAGCACAGCAAGTAATGATGAAATGACACCACTTGCACAACTTAAGGCTATTAGAAATTATTTGCATGAAGAAAAATATGTAGTAGAACAATATTTTACCAAGATAACTCAAGATTTAGAAAAAGAAAATTTATTTATTCGCTCTTATGAAGAACTTGATGAGGATTTAAAACAACAATGTAATGAACATTTTTTTTCTAATATTTTTCCTGTTATAGTACCTATTGCAGTTGATGCAACTCATCCTTTTCCGCATTTAAATAACCTTTCATTTTCTTTAGCGGTAAAACTTTGCGACCCTATGCATCCTGAACTTTTAAAATTTGGTATGATACGCATACCTAGGGTTTTACCAAGATTTTATCAAGTGAGTTCTAATATTTATGTGCCTATAGAAAGTATAGTGCGCCATCATACAGAACATATTTTTCCTGGCTATAAGCTTTTATCATCTGCTGCCTTTAGGGTAACTAGAAATGCAGATATGGAGATAGAAGAAGAAGAAGCTGATGATTTTATGTTGATTTTAGAGCAGGGTTTAAAGCTTCGCAGAAAAGGTGCTTTTATACGCTTGCAAATAGAAAAAGGTGCAGATGAGCAGTTGATTGAATTTTTAAGCTCTCATATGAATATTTTTCATAAAGACATTTATGAATATAGCATACTTTTAAATTTACCATCATTATGGCAAATCATTTCTAATAAAGAATTTACACATTTATTAAACCCTGTATATACACCAAAGATTTTACCGCCTTTTGGAGATAATGTGTCTATTTTTAGTGCAATAGATAAACAAGATATATTAGCAATACAGCCTTATGAAAGTTTTGAGCCTGTGTATCAATTTATCAAAGAAGCAAGTAAAGATCCCAAGGTTGTTTCTATAAGAATGACTCTTTATAGGGTGGAAAAAAATTCAAACATAGTCCAAGCTTTAATTGATGCAGCAAGTGATGGCAAGCAAGTAACTGTAATGGTAGAGTTAAAAGCGCGTTTTGACGAGGAAAATAACTTACACTGGGCAAAATCACTAGAAAATGCAGGGGCTCATGTGATATATGGAATTACTGGTTTTAAAGTACATGCAAAAGTGGCTCAAGTGATTAGAAAAGAAGGGGAAAAATTAAAAATTTATAACCACTTAAGTACGGGTAATTATAATGCAAGTTCGGCTAAAATTTATACTGATGTGAGCTATTTTACTTCTAAAGAAGAATATTCTCAAGATACCACAACCTTTTTTCATATACTTTCTGGATATAGCAAAAGCCGTCGTTTAAAGACTTTGTCAATGAGTCCAAAGCAAATCAAAGAAAGAATTTTAGATATGATAACTACTGAAGCAAGTCATGGAAAAGATGGGGTAATTATAGCTAAAATGAACGCTTTGGTAGATGGTGATGTGATTAAGGCTTTATACGAGGCTTCAAATAAAGGTGTTAAAATAGATCTTATTGTGCGTGGAATTTGCTGTTTAAGACCTGGAGTAAAAGGGTATAGTGAAAATATAAAAGTTAGGAGTATAGTAGGGAAATATTTAGAGCATGCTAGAATTTTATATTTTAAACACACTGAGCCAAATTATTTTATCTCAAGTGCTGATTGGATGCCAAGAAATTTAGAAAGAAGACTAGAATTGATGACTCCTGTTTTTGATGAGTATTCTCGTGCAAAACTAGCTCAAATTTTAAAATTGCAATTAAGTGATAATGATCTAGCTTATGAATTAGACAGCGAAGGAAGATACCGTAAGGTCATTACAGGTGAGAGTGAAAAAAATAACAATTCGCAACAAACACTAGAAGAATATATTAGTAGAATTTTTAATACCTTGAAAAAAGATACCGATCATAGTAGAGCAGCACACTTAGCAACGAAGCTTTTTAGAGATAGCTAA
- a CDS encoding cation diffusion facilitator family transporter gives MEKVLHHEPIKKHSFHQHHHDTRRIDKKILIISFSLTFFMMIIQFIYAILINSLALLSDTLHMFSDSFALILSYLAILATQKFKNEQKTFGYFRLEILVSFINSITIIISAIYISYQAIYKFFNPAYIDAKILFFIACIGFFVNLVSAFLMFKKGDLENINIKSAFLHIISDLFGSLAIIIGSIVIYYTNFYYIDTILGLLIALLLLRFAIKLAKESINILLESSPVDINDVKEKLKEFEEIKDIEDLHIIEITNKMYIAIIHIKIKQANMGNFKKLSNKISNFMLEKYNIGHCTIEPNF, from the coding sequence GTGGAAAAAGTATTACATCACGAGCCTATTAAAAAACACTCTTTTCATCAACATCATCATGATACTAGAAGAATAGATAAGAAAATTTTAATTATAAGTTTTAGTTTAACATTTTTTATGATGATAATACAATTTATATATGCTATTTTGATAAATTCTCTAGCTTTATTAAGTGACACTTTACATATGTTTTCTGACTCTTTTGCTTTAATACTTAGCTATCTTGCTATTTTAGCTACTCAAAAATTTAAAAATGAACAAAAAACATTTGGGTATTTTCGTTTAGAAATTTTAGTCAGTTTTATAAATTCTATAACAATTATAATTTCCGCTATTTACATAAGCTATCAAGCAATTTATAAATTTTTTAATCCAGCCTATATAGATGCAAAAATTTTGTTTTTTATAGCATGTATTGGATTTTTTGTAAATTTAGTGAGTGCATTTTTGATGTTTAAAAAGGGTGATTTGGAAAATATAAATATAAAATCTGCTTTTTTGCATATAATAAGCGATTTGTTTGGATCTTTAGCTATTATTATAGGATCTATTGTTATTTATTATACAAATTTTTATTATATAGATACTATTTTGGGTCTTTTGATAGCTTTATTATTACTTAGATTTGCTATTAAACTAGCAAAAGAAAGTATAAATATATTACTAGAAAGTTCTCCAGTTGACATAAATGATGTAAAAGAAAAATTAAAAGAATTTGAAGAGATAAAAGATATAGAAGATTTACACATAATAGAAATAACAAATAAAATGTATATAGCTATTATACATATAAAAATAAAACAAGCAAATATGGGAAATTTTAAAAAATTATCTAATAAAATTTCAAATTTTATGTTGGAAAAATACAATATAGGACATTGCACTATTGAACCAAATTTTTAA
- a CDS encoding 3'-5' exonuclease: MSQQQIDDLIIKLSKENKPFPWVLRELAKIEELNHYDFDLYIFELLGLGVELNAQNCLCLKSKNTKIKDEIFCVVDIESTGGVKSGQILEIGAVKIQNYKEIDRFESFIKVESIPENITELTGISLDMVENAPPLKTVLNDFKLFLKDSIFVAHNVRFDYHFISKAMYENDFGVLLNRRLCTIDLAKKCIESPKYGLDALKEFLCIESKHHRALSDALAASEILKYCIGKLPYHIKTTEDLLVFSKNNIFKNLVQ; this comes from the coding sequence TTGAGTCAACAACAAATCGATGATTTGATCATCAAGTTAAGCAAAGAAAATAAACCTTTTCCTTGGGTTTTAAGAGAGCTTGCAAAAATAGAAGAATTAAATCATTATGATTTTGATTTGTATATTTTTGAGCTTTTGGGACTTGGGGTAGAGCTTAATGCACAAAATTGCTTGTGTTTAAAAAGTAAGAATACAAAAATAAAAGATGAGATTTTTTGTGTTGTAGATATTGAAAGTACCGGTGGGGTAAAAAGTGGTCAAATTTTAGAAATAGGTGCGGTAAAAATTCAAAATTATAAAGAAATTGATAGGTTTGAAAGTTTTATAAAAGTAGAAAGTATACCTGAAAATATTACAGAATTAACAGGGATTAGCTTAGATATGGTAGAAAATGCTCCCCCTTTAAAAACCGTGCTAAATGATTTTAAGTTGTTTTTAAAAGATAGTATTTTTGTGGCACACAATGTACGTTTTGATTATCATTTTATATCTAAAGCTATGTATGAAAATGATTTTGGAGTACTTTTAAATAGAAGATTATGCACTATTGATCTAGCTAAAAAATGCATTGAAAGCCCTAAATATGGTCTTGATGCTTTAAAAGAGTTTTTGTGTATTGAAAGTAAGCACCATAGAGCCTTAAGTGATGCTTTGGCTGCAAGTGAAATTTTAAAGTATTGTATTGGTAAACTACCATACCATATAAAAACAACAGAAGATTTGTTGGTTTTTTCAAAAAACAATATATTTAAAAATTTGGTTCAATAG
- the nrfH gene encoding cytochrome c nitrite reductase small subunit, translating to MKKANSKLFAVFLFLLVILAGVGMYTFHNAKGTSYFSDASESCNNCHIMNEVYNDYLKASHSKEVDGKPRATCNDCHLPHSFFEKWIAKAQSGLGHAYAFTFKLDSLPTHLSANAKSKEIVQNNCIECHKEIASNTINPTLDPHKDNALSCVSCHQGVGHKRGF from the coding sequence TTGAAAAAAGCAAACTCAAAACTTTTTGCTGTTTTCCTCTTCTTGCTTGTAATTTTAGCGGGAGTTGGAATGTATACTTTCCACAATGCTAAAGGCACTTCTTATTTTAGTGATGCTAGTGAAAGCTGTAATAATTGTCACATTATGAACGAGGTTTATAATGACTATTTAAAAGCTTCACACTCCAAAGAAGTTGATGGTAAGCCACGAGCAACTTGTAATGATTGCCATTTACCACATAGCTTTTTTGAAAAATGGATCGCTAAAGCTCAAAGTGGCTTGGGACATGCTTATGCATTTACTTTCAAACTTGATTCTTTACCTACACACTTAAGCGCAAATGCAAAAAGTAAAGAAATAGTCCAAAATAACTGTATAGAATGTCACAAAGAAATTGCGAGTAACACTATCAACCCTACCCTAGATCCACATAAAGATAATGCTTTAAGTTGTGTATCTTGTCATCAAGGTGTTGGTCATAAGAGAGGATTTTAA
- a CDS encoding CZB domain-containing protein — protein sequence MAFKLNGYNEIIHASGKTLSDHLSCRLAKWIAGIGKERFSSGRAFGKLNLPHQKVHENINQAIALASEEDTGNKLVQNQILDKCSNAEKASEDLFEIFKEMLNEKDPNIEHKEEK from the coding sequence ATAGCCTTTAAATTAAATGGTTACAATGAAATCATTCATGCATCCGGTAAAACATTATCCGATCATTTAAGTTGTAGGCTTGCAAAATGGATAGCAGGTATAGGCAAAGAAAGATTTTCTAGTGGAAGAGCTTTTGGAAAACTCAATTTACCACACCAAAAAGTTCATGAAAATATCAATCAAGCAATTGCACTAGCTAGCGAAGAAGATACAGGTAATAAATTAGTGCAAAATCAAATTCTTGATAAATGCTCAAATGCCGAAAAAGCCTCAGAAGATTTATTTGAAATCTTTAAAGAAATGCTTAACGAAAAAGATCCGAACATCGAACACAAAGAAGAAAAATGA
- a CDS encoding YdcH family protein: MLHEFRDLITELKGKDMHFDKLFEEHNELDHKIKDAEEGRIHLDSLEIANLKKEKLRLKDELNTYLTNYKK, encoded by the coding sequence ATGTTACATGAATTTAGGGACTTAATTACCGAATTAAAAGGCAAAGACATGCATTTTGACAAGCTGTTTGAAGAGCATAATGAACTAGATCATAAAATTAAAGATGCAGAAGAAGGTAGAATTCACCTAGATAGCTTAGAAATAGCAAATTTAAAAAAAGAAAAATTAAGATTAAAAGATGAATTAAACACCTACTTAACAAATTACAAAAAATAA
- a CDS encoding NUDIX domain-containing protein — protein sequence MYMKNLQEEQFSNSKYIKPKRYTYIGKDNKKYTWDFIEAMDSVSIFLYHTQKDSFVFVKQFRIPLWDYQKRNNLHLDEIGYSIELCSGLVDKNLSLEEIAKEECIEELGYAPKIIEKIGEFYTGFGSGVSRQFLFYAEIGEDDKIGHGGGIEGEDIQAVWIKRKDFEQFSKQNLIKTPLLEYVYLWFKGKN from the coding sequence ATCTATATGAAAAATTTACAAGAAGAACAATTTTCCAACTCAAAATATATTAAACCAAAAAGATATACCTATATAGGTAAAGATAATAAAAAATACACTTGGGACTTTATAGAAGCAATGGATAGTGTTTCAATTTTTTTATATCACACTCAAAAAGATTCTTTTGTTTTTGTGAAACAATTTAGAATCCCTTTGTGGGATTATCAAAAACGCAATAATTTACATTTAGATGAGATAGGATATAGCATAGAGCTTTGTTCTGGGCTTGTTGATAAAAATTTAAGTTTAGAAGAAATAGCTAAAGAAGAATGTATAGAAGAATTAGGCTATGCACCCAAAATTATAGAGAAAATAGGAGAATTTTATACAGGTTTTGGTTCTGGTGTTAGCAGGCAGTTTTTATTCTATGCTGAAATTGGTGAAGATGATAAAATTGGCCATGGTGGTGGAATTGAAGGGGAAGATATTCAAGCAGTATGGATAAAAAGAAAAGATTTCGAACAATTTTCGAAACAAAACCTTATAAAAACTCCTTTACTTGAGTATGTATATTTGTGGTTTAAAGGTAAGAATTGA